Proteins from a single region of Deinococcus aquaedulcis:
- a CDS encoding HAMP domain-containing protein, with amino-acid sequence MTITTPAPLRVTRPERRLSLRTKALLISVLPILGLGVLLAALLTAQRRAEVGTISRSLSASVASVLASTLDVTDLTQVNVQLRAAVASPSVAFIDVQPAGEAPRYFFSDEPQTDWLLRAQLDAFLQAQPSGTHLEVPDTRAQAYRAAQAALEDTWGVGAPQSVTEHLQEAVARLSATEGQTQVYEVTQLDVYDTPAGRVLRLPGEAAPAGQPLFHLAIGVTLGSLNTALHRQLLLVLLACAVTAMIAALVAYWAVRRVVGVILAITEAAQQASLGQLDGPIQIRPGGRPDELGDLISAIERLRVSLHLALSRLRPGGRP; translated from the coding sequence ATGACCATCACCACGCCGGCCCCCCTGCGGGTCACCCGCCCCGAACGGCGCCTGAGCCTGCGCACCAAGGCGCTCCTGATCAGCGTGCTGCCCATTCTGGGGCTGGGGGTGCTGCTGGCCGCGCTGCTCACCGCCCAGCGCCGGGCGGAGGTGGGCACCATCTCGCGCTCCCTGAGTGCCTCGGTGGCGAGTGTGCTGGCCAGCACCCTGGACGTGACGGACCTGACGCAGGTGAACGTGCAGTTGCGCGCAGCGGTGGCCTCCCCCAGCGTGGCCTTTATTGACGTGCAGCCTGCGGGCGAGGCCCCGCGCTACTTTTTCAGTGACGAGCCGCAGACTGATTGGCTGCTGCGCGCGCAGCTTGACGCTTTCTTGCAAGCCCAGCCCAGCGGCACCCACCTGGAAGTGCCAGACACCCGGGCCCAGGCCTACCGCGCCGCGCAGGCCGCCCTGGAAGACACCTGGGGCGTGGGCGCCCCCCAGAGTGTGACCGAGCACCTGCAAGAGGCCGTGGCCCGCCTGAGCGCCACCGAAGGCCAGACCCAGGTGTACGAGGTCACGCAGCTGGACGTGTACGACACGCCAGCGGGGCGCGTGCTTCGCCTGCCCGGCGAGGCCGCCCCGGCCGGGCAGCCACTGTTTCATCTGGCTATTGGCGTCACGCTGGGCAGCCTGAACACGGCGCTGCACCGACAACTGCTGCTGGTGCTGCTGGCCTGCGCCGTCACGGCGATGATCGCGGCCCTGGTGGCCTACTGGGCGGTGCGCCGCGTGGTGGGCGTGATTCTGGCGATCACCGAGGCCGCGCAGCAGGCCAGCCTGGGGCAGCTGGACGGGCCTATTCAGATTCGCCCCGGGGGCCGCCCCGACGAACTGGGGGACCTGATCAGCGCCATTGAGCGCCTGCGCGTGAGCCTGCACCTCGCCCTGAGTCGCCTGCGCCCGGGGGGCCGCCCATGA
- a CDS encoding ABC transporter substrate-binding protein, protein MSKTALPRVLSAALLLTLGLTQAQKVETVSIGIAVAQTSNTALLGQEQVIGARFAEKYLNARGGINGTPFKLVFQDTGGDEAGAINAFQNLITKDKVVGIVGPTLSQQAFASDPIAERAKVPVLGPSNTAKGIPQIGNFIARVSAPVAVVAPNAVKQALKLDPKIKEVAVLYAQNDAFSTSETGTFQETVKAQGLTLATVQKFQTTDTDFTTQVTAVLNAKVELVIISGLAADGGNLVKQLRQLGYKGLIIGGNGLNTSNMFPVCQKLCDGVIIAQAYSPNQGSAANQVFVKEYTAQYKKAPPQFAAQAYAGVQVMVEALKVIDRKKKLNTWDLDDLRVELNKQILLGKYNTPLGPIAFDKEGEVIQKEFYVAQIRMKDAKTGSFVYLK, encoded by the coding sequence ATGTCCAAGACCGCGCTGCCCCGTGTGCTTTCTGCGGCCCTGCTGCTCACGCTGGGGCTGACCCAGGCCCAGAAGGTAGAGACCGTGTCCATCGGCATTGCGGTGGCCCAGACCAGCAACACCGCGCTGCTGGGGCAGGAACAGGTGATCGGCGCCCGCTTTGCCGAGAAGTACCTCAATGCGCGCGGCGGCATCAATGGGACCCCCTTCAAACTGGTGTTCCAGGACACGGGCGGCGACGAGGCCGGCGCCATCAACGCCTTCCAGAACCTCATCACCAAAGACAAGGTGGTGGGCATCGTGGGACCCACCCTCTCGCAGCAGGCCTTTGCCTCTGACCCCATTGCCGAGCGCGCCAAAGTGCCGGTGCTGGGGCCCAGCAACACCGCCAAGGGCATTCCCCAGATTGGCAACTTCATTGCGCGGGTCTCTGCCCCGGTGGCCGTGGTGGCCCCCAACGCCGTGAAACAGGCCCTGAAGCTGGACCCCAAGATCAAGGAAGTGGCGGTGCTGTACGCCCAGAACGACGCCTTTTCCACCAGCGAAACCGGCACCTTCCAGGAAACCGTCAAGGCCCAGGGCCTGACCCTGGCCACCGTGCAGAAATTCCAGACCACCGACACCGATTTCACCACGCAGGTGACAGCAGTGCTGAACGCCAAGGTGGAGCTTGTGATCATCTCCGGTCTGGCGGCCGATGGCGGCAACCTCGTCAAGCAGCTGCGCCAGCTGGGCTACAAGGGCCTGATCATCGGCGGCAACGGCCTGAACACCTCCAACATGTTCCCCGTCTGCCAGAAGCTGTGCGACGGCGTGATCATCGCCCAGGCCTACAGCCCCAACCAAGGCAGCGCCGCCAATCAGGTGTTCGTGAAGGAATACACCGCGCAGTACAAAAAGGCCCCGCCGCAGTTCGCCGCCCAGGCCTACGCGGGCGTGCAGGTGATGGTTGAGGCTCTGAAGGTGATTGACCGCAAGAAGAAGCTGAACACCTGGGATCTGGACGACCTGCGCGTGGAGCTGAACAAGCAGATTCTGCTGGGCAAATACAACACGCCGCTGGGCCCCATCGCCTTCGACAAGGAAGGCGAGGTGATTCAGAAAGAGTTCTACGTGGCGCAGATCCGCATGAAGGACGCCAAGACCGGCAGCTTCGTGTACCTGAAGTAA